One window of Acipenser ruthenus chromosome 17, fAciRut3.2 maternal haplotype, whole genome shotgun sequence genomic DNA carries:
- the LOC117423516 gene encoding procollagen-lysine,2-oxoglutarate 5-dioxygenase 2-like isoform X2 — MALEYMQSLYLIILTVLHFTNSLEPADSEPVPIPTDKLLVLTVATQQTDGFLRFMQTAKYFNYTVKVLGMGKEWKGGDVGKSIGGGQKVRLLKEAMQNYADHEDLVVMSVDSYDLIFAGGPEELLKKFQQANHKVVFAAEGLVWPDKRLADKYPSIRSGKRFLNSGGIIGYAPHINKIVQQWELHDNDDDQLFYTKVYLDPLQRERLNITLDHKSQIFQNLNGAVDEVLLKFGTESARARNVVYDSLPVVIHGNGNTKIYLNYLANYIPNSWNYEQGCGVCDNDLFDFTEVKEYPSVTIGVFIEQPTPFVPEFFEKLLTLDYPKDKLHIFIHNNEVYHEKHMQKLWLQNKNVFKSFKVVGPEENLSQGEARNMGMELCRKRESCDYYFSIDADVMLTNTQTLRLLIEQNRKIIGPLVSRHGKLWSNFWGALSLDGYYARSEDYIDIVQSKRVGVWNIPYMAHIYLIKGETLRNELKERDQFVLEKLDPDMALCKNAGQLGVFMYITNRHEFGRLISTANYNTSHFNNDLWQIFENPVDWKEKYIHQNYSKIFTHNLAEQPCPDVFWFPIFSEKACDELIGEMEHYGSWSGGKYTDKRISGGYENVPTDDIHMTQVDYEKEWLHFIREYISPVTLKVFSGYYTKGYALLNFVVKYTPEGQASLRPHHDSSTFTINIALNSKGTDFEGGGCKFHRYNCSLESPRKGWSFMHPGRLTHLHEGLPTTNGTRYIAISFIDP; from the exons ATGGCGTTGGAGTACATGCAGTCATTGTATCTCATTATTTTAACGGTTTTACATTTTACTAATTCACTGGAGCCTGCGGACTCAGAGCCCGTGCCAATTCCTACAG ACAAATTGCTTGTACTTACTGTTGCAACTCAACAAACAGATGGTTTTCTTCGTTTCATGCAAACAGCAAAGTACTTCAACTACACTGTCAAg GTACTTGGAATGGGGAAGGAATGGAAAGGTGGTGACGTAGGCAAGTCAATAGGTGGAGGACAAAAAGTACGACTACTAAAGGAGGCAATGCAAAATTATGCGGATCATGAAGACCTTGTTGTGATGTCTGTTGACAG ttatgaCCTCATCTTTGCTGGTGGCCCTGAAGAGCTGTTGAAGAAGTTCCAGCAAGCGAATCACAAAGTGGTATTTGCTGCTGAGGGGCTGGTTTGGCCAGATAAGAGGCTGGCTGACAAGTATCCATCCATCCGGAGTGGGAAAAGATTTCTCAACTCTGGAG GAATTATTGGCTATGCTCCACATATTAACAAGATAGTGCAACAGTGGGAACTtcatgataatgatgatgatcaACTTTTTTACACAAAAGTTTACCTGGATCCATTACAGAGG GAACGCCTGAACATAACTTTGGATCACAAGTCCCAGATTTTTCAGAACCTCAATGGAGCAGTAG atgaggtcttactaaaatTCGGAACGGAGAGCGCGAGAGCAAGAAACGTTGTATACGACTCGTTGCCAGTAGTCATTCATGGAAATGGGAATACCAAA aTTTACCTGAACTATCTCGCTAATTACATACCTAATAGTTGGAATTATGAACAAGGATGTGGTGTTTGTGATAATGACCTCTTTGATTTTACGGAGGTTAAG GAATATCCAAGTGTGACAATTGGTGTGTTCATTGAACAGCCAACTCCCTTTGTGCCTGAATTTTTTGAAAAATTACTGACCCTGGATTACCCAAAGGATAAACTTCATATCTTTATTCATAACAAT GAAGTTTACCATGAAAAGCACATGCAGAAGCTGTGGTTGCAAAATAAGAATGTGTTTAAGAGCTTTAAAGTTGTGGGCCCTGAGGAGAACCTGAGCCAAGGGGAAGCCAGGAATATGGGAAT GGAACTCTGTCGCAAGCGTGAAAGCTGTGACTACTATTTTAGTATTGACGCTGATGTTATGCTGACTAACACCCAGACCTTGAGGCTGTTAATTGAACAAAACAG aaaAATAATTGGTCCTTTGGTAAGCCGTCATGGAAAACTGTGGTCAAACTTCTGGGGTGCCTTAAGTCTGGATGGTTACTATGCTCGCTCTGAAGACTATATTGACATTGTTCAAAGCAAACGAGT tgGTGTATGGAATATTCCATACATGGCTCATATCTACCTCATTAAGGGCGAGACTCTCAGAAATGAATTGAAAGAGAGAGACCAGTTTGTTTTAGAGAAACTGGATCCTGACATGGCGCTATGCAAAAATGCTGGGCAGCTG GGAGTTTTCATGTACATTACAAATCGTCATGAATTTGGAAGGCTAATTTCAACTGCAAATTACAATACATCTCACTTCAACAATGACTTGTGGCagatttttgaaaatccagtg GATTGGAAGGAAAAATACATCCACCAAAACTATTCAAAAATATTTACCCATAATCTGGCAGAGCAG CCCTGTCCAGATGTATTCTGGTTCCCAATATTTTCTGAGAAAGCATGTGATGAATTGATAGGAGAAATGGAACACTATGGAAGCTGGTCAGGTGGAAAGTATACG GATAAGCGCATTTCTGGTGGTTATGAAAATGTTCCAACAGATGATATTCACATGACTCAAGTTGATTATGAAAAGGAATGGCTGCATTTCATCAGAGAGTATATTTCTCCAGTAACGCTCAAAGTTTTTTCTGGCTATTACACAAAG GGCTATGCATTGCTGAATTTTGTTGTGAAGTACACTCCTGAAGGACAGGCATCATTGAGACCACATCATGATTCCTCAACATTTACGATCAACATCGCTCTTAATAGTAAAGGAACAGATTTTGAG GGTGGTGGCTGTAAGTTTCATAGATACAACTGCTCTCTTGAATCTCCAAGAAAAGGATGGAGTTTCATGCACCCAGGAAGACTGACTCACTTGCACGAAGGACTGCCAACTACAAATGGAACACGATACATTGCTATTTCTTTTATTGACCCATAA
- the LOC117423516 gene encoding procollagen-lysine,2-oxoglutarate 5-dioxygenase 2-like isoform X1, whose product MALEYMQSLYLIILTVLHFTNSLEPADSEPVPIPTDKLLVLTVATQQTDGFLRFMQTAKYFNYTVKVLGMGKEWKGGDVGKSIGGGQKVRLLKEAMQNYADHEDLVVMSVDSYDLIFAGGPEELLKKFQQANHKVVFAAEGLVWPDKRLADKYPSIRSGKRFLNSGGIIGYAPHINKIVQQWELHDNDDDQLFYTKVYLDPLQRERLNITLDHKSQIFQNLNGAVDEVLLKFGTESARARNVVYDSLPVVIHGNGNTKIYLNYLANYIPNSWNYEQGCGVCDNDLFDFTEVKEYPSVTIGVFIEQPTPFVPEFFEKLLTLDYPKDKLHIFIHNNEVYHEKHMQKLWLQNKNVFKSFKVVGPEENLSQGEARNMGMELCRKRESCDYYFSIDADVMLTNTQTLRLLIEQNRKIIGPLVSRHGKLWSNFWGALSLDGYYARSEDYIDIVQSKRVGVWNIPYMAHIYLIKGETLRNELKERDQFVLEKLDPDMALCKNAGQLTIQREKDSPSPESFHMLRPPKGVFMYITNRHEFGRLISTANYNTSHFNNDLWQIFENPVDWKEKYIHQNYSKIFTHNLAEQPCPDVFWFPIFSEKACDELIGEMEHYGSWSGGKYTDKRISGGYENVPTDDIHMTQVDYEKEWLHFIREYISPVTLKVFSGYYTKGYALLNFVVKYTPEGQASLRPHHDSSTFTINIALNSKGTDFEGGGCKFHRYNCSLESPRKGWSFMHPGRLTHLHEGLPTTNGTRYIAISFIDP is encoded by the exons ATGGCGTTGGAGTACATGCAGTCATTGTATCTCATTATTTTAACGGTTTTACATTTTACTAATTCACTGGAGCCTGCGGACTCAGAGCCCGTGCCAATTCCTACAG ACAAATTGCTTGTACTTACTGTTGCAACTCAACAAACAGATGGTTTTCTTCGTTTCATGCAAACAGCAAAGTACTTCAACTACACTGTCAAg GTACTTGGAATGGGGAAGGAATGGAAAGGTGGTGACGTAGGCAAGTCAATAGGTGGAGGACAAAAAGTACGACTACTAAAGGAGGCAATGCAAAATTATGCGGATCATGAAGACCTTGTTGTGATGTCTGTTGACAG ttatgaCCTCATCTTTGCTGGTGGCCCTGAAGAGCTGTTGAAGAAGTTCCAGCAAGCGAATCACAAAGTGGTATTTGCTGCTGAGGGGCTGGTTTGGCCAGATAAGAGGCTGGCTGACAAGTATCCATCCATCCGGAGTGGGAAAAGATTTCTCAACTCTGGAG GAATTATTGGCTATGCTCCACATATTAACAAGATAGTGCAACAGTGGGAACTtcatgataatgatgatgatcaACTTTTTTACACAAAAGTTTACCTGGATCCATTACAGAGG GAACGCCTGAACATAACTTTGGATCACAAGTCCCAGATTTTTCAGAACCTCAATGGAGCAGTAG atgaggtcttactaaaatTCGGAACGGAGAGCGCGAGAGCAAGAAACGTTGTATACGACTCGTTGCCAGTAGTCATTCATGGAAATGGGAATACCAAA aTTTACCTGAACTATCTCGCTAATTACATACCTAATAGTTGGAATTATGAACAAGGATGTGGTGTTTGTGATAATGACCTCTTTGATTTTACGGAGGTTAAG GAATATCCAAGTGTGACAATTGGTGTGTTCATTGAACAGCCAACTCCCTTTGTGCCTGAATTTTTTGAAAAATTACTGACCCTGGATTACCCAAAGGATAAACTTCATATCTTTATTCATAACAAT GAAGTTTACCATGAAAAGCACATGCAGAAGCTGTGGTTGCAAAATAAGAATGTGTTTAAGAGCTTTAAAGTTGTGGGCCCTGAGGAGAACCTGAGCCAAGGGGAAGCCAGGAATATGGGAAT GGAACTCTGTCGCAAGCGTGAAAGCTGTGACTACTATTTTAGTATTGACGCTGATGTTATGCTGACTAACACCCAGACCTTGAGGCTGTTAATTGAACAAAACAG aaaAATAATTGGTCCTTTGGTAAGCCGTCATGGAAAACTGTGGTCAAACTTCTGGGGTGCCTTAAGTCTGGATGGTTACTATGCTCGCTCTGAAGACTATATTGACATTGTTCAAAGCAAACGAGT tgGTGTATGGAATATTCCATACATGGCTCATATCTACCTCATTAAGGGCGAGACTCTCAGAAATGAATTGAAAGAGAGAGACCAGTTTGTTTTAGAGAAACTGGATCCTGACATGGCGCTATGCAAAAATGCTGGGCAGCTG ACAATACAAAGGGAAAAAGACTCCCCTTCTCCGGAATCATTCCATATGCTCAGACCCCCAAAG GGAGTTTTCATGTACATTACAAATCGTCATGAATTTGGAAGGCTAATTTCAACTGCAAATTACAATACATCTCACTTCAACAATGACTTGTGGCagatttttgaaaatccagtg GATTGGAAGGAAAAATACATCCACCAAAACTATTCAAAAATATTTACCCATAATCTGGCAGAGCAG CCCTGTCCAGATGTATTCTGGTTCCCAATATTTTCTGAGAAAGCATGTGATGAATTGATAGGAGAAATGGAACACTATGGAAGCTGGTCAGGTGGAAAGTATACG GATAAGCGCATTTCTGGTGGTTATGAAAATGTTCCAACAGATGATATTCACATGACTCAAGTTGATTATGAAAAGGAATGGCTGCATTTCATCAGAGAGTATATTTCTCCAGTAACGCTCAAAGTTTTTTCTGGCTATTACACAAAG GGCTATGCATTGCTGAATTTTGTTGTGAAGTACACTCCTGAAGGACAGGCATCATTGAGACCACATCATGATTCCTCAACATTTACGATCAACATCGCTCTTAATAGTAAAGGAACAGATTTTGAG GGTGGTGGCTGTAAGTTTCATAGATACAACTGCTCTCTTGAATCTCCAAGAAAAGGATGGAGTTTCATGCACCCAGGAAGACTGACTCACTTGCACGAAGGACTGCCAACTACAAATGGAACACGATACATTGCTATTTCTTTTATTGACCCATAA